The following are encoded together in the Candidatus Methylomirabilis oxygeniifera genome:
- a CDS encoding protein of unknown function (Evidence 5 : No homology to any previously reported sequences) produces the protein MSSHGHKGGLGYAILRSMCVTCCHRGVDINFSIGGMITCRTGLEKSLLEPRWFSDAWQRLPASLQRKASDRAQPQPRMSFPQCLGSRRSRC, from the coding sequence ATGTCATCACACGGACATAAGGGGGGGTTAGGATACGCCATACTCCGCAGCATGTGTGTTACATGTTGTCATCGGGGTGTGGACATCAACTTCTCAATAGGAGGTATGATCACATGTCGAACAGGGTTGGAAAAGAGCTTGCTCGAGCCGCGTTGGTTCTCGGATGCGTGGCAACGACTGCCTGCGTCGCTTCAGCGCAAAGCATCGGACCGAGCACAACCACAGCCCCGTATGTCCTTCCCTCAATGCCTGGGGTCGAGACGATCTCGGTGCTGA
- a CDS encoding conserved exported protein of unknown function (Evidence 4 : Homologs of previously reported genes of unknown function): MGLLDNGLKGNVVTGLAIGIGASILAPVVIPLAAAIVKPLLKATIKGGILLYEKGQEAVAEAGEVIEDLAAEAKAELAQAPTETGSVVSDPARPEA, from the coding sequence ATGGGATTGTTAGATAATGGGCTGAAGGGAAACGTGGTGACAGGGTTGGCCATTGGTATCGGCGCGTCTATTTTGGCCCCTGTCGTGATCCCGCTGGCTGCGGCCATCGTCAAGCCCCTGCTGAAGGCCACAATTAAAGGCGGCATCTTGCTCTATGAAAAGGGTCAGGAGGCGGTTGCTGAGGCAGGAGAGGTCATCGAGGACCTGGCGGCGGAGGCGAAGGCGGAATTGGCTCAAGCTCCAACAGAAACCGGGTCTGTGGTATCAGATCCCGCTCGACCTGAAGCGTAA
- a CDS encoding DNA polymerase, beta domain protein region (fragment): MEAELLQREPRLAEIVRRLIEACRPERIYLFGSKARGEAGPDSDYDIMVIVSDSSEPSYRRAQHAYLALRGINTAVDVLVWTREAFDRRLHLRASFPSTIMREGKLLYAA, encoded by the coding sequence ATGGAGGCTGAACTTCTGCAGCGCGAACCGAGGCTTGCCGAGATCGTGCGTCGGCTGATCGAGGCTTGCCGACCCGAGCGTATCTATCTTTTCGGATCGAAAGCACGCGGCGAAGCCGGACCGGATAGTGACTACGACATTATGGTGATCGTCTCCGACTCTTCCGAGCCGTCGTACCGACGGGCACAGCACGCCTACCTCGCGCTTCGTGGAATCAATACGGCCGTCGATGTGCTCGTCTGGACACGCGAGGCTTTTGACCGCCGCCTGCACCTGCGAGCGTCGTTTCCGTCGACCATCATGCGTGAAGGGAAGCTGCTGTATGCCGCGTGA
- a CDS encoding HEPN domain protein, whose amino-acid sequence MPRDAQQIEDTRAWLTKAALDLRAGEGDLTLEPPIPEDAMFHAQQAAEKVLKAFLAWYDEPFRKTHDLRELGRQCVRIDPALDTACSKAEALTPFAWQFRYPEEPSAPSIQEAKEALALAREVYETILGRLPEEVRP is encoded by the coding sequence ATGCCGCGTGATGCGCAGCAAATCGAAGATACCCGGGCGTGGCTCACGAAGGCGGCGCTCGACTTACGGGCCGGCGAGGGAGATCTGACCTTGGAACCCCCGATTCCAGAAGACGCGATGTTCCATGCCCAGCAGGCGGCGGAGAAGGTCCTGAAGGCTTTTCTGGCCTGGTACGATGAACCGTTTCGGAAGACGCACGATCTTCGAGAGTTGGGTAGACAGTGCGTGCGTATAGACCCAGCGCTCGATACCGCCTGCTCGAAAGCTGAGGCGCTTACTCCCTTTGCCTGGCAGTTCCGCTATCCGGAAGAGCCGTCAGCGCCAAGTATCCAAGAGGCAAAGGAGGCCCTCGCGCTCGCTCGTGAAGTCTACGAGACTATCCTCGGCCGCTTACCCGAGGAGGTGCGACCATGA
- a CDS encoding Putative cytochrome c oxidase, subunit II (Evidence 3 : Function proposed based on presence of conserved amino acid motif, structural feature or limited homology; Product type pe : putative enzyme) — protein sequence MPLALLVKGFYSVMVMTVLSMMWGYVRGLTSGRQSSWMAKMPFYGWIGCLVSVSIAFHLLTAWQVPWVRWELQRARLTPDRDIAVTVQDHQFHLPDEGIRITQGELVRFRVRSEDLTYGFGVFRENGRMEFQMQVVPGHDNDLVWVFSEPGRYSIRSTEYAGPHTWQMHARHTIEVASAQMVAQR from the coding sequence ATGCCGCTCGCACTGCTCGTGAAAGGCTTTTACTCGGTCATGGTGATGACCGTGCTCTCGATGATGTGGGGCTATGTACGCGGATTGACGTCTGGGCGACAGTCGTCGTGGATGGCGAAGATGCCGTTCTATGGGTGGATCGGCTGCCTGGTGAGCGTGTCGATCGCCTTCCACCTGCTGACCGCCTGGCAGGTCCCGTGGGTCCGGTGGGAATTGCAGCGTGCCCGTCTGACTCCAGACCGGGACATCGCCGTCACCGTCCAAGACCATCAGTTTCACCTCCCCGACGAAGGCATCAGGATCACACAGGGGGAACTCGTGCGCTTCCGGGTCCGGTCCGAAGACCTGACCTACGGCTTCGGCGTCTTCCGCGAGAACGGGCGGATGGAGTTTCAGATGCAGGTCGTCCCGGGTCATGACAATGACCTCGTCTGGGTCTTCTCCGAACCCGGCCGGTACTCGATCCGCTCCACGGAGTACGCCGGACCCCACACTTGGCAGATGCACGCCAGGCACACGATCGAGGTCGCATCAGCTCAGATGGTCGCTCAGAGATAG
- the arsC gene encoding Protein arsC (Arsenate reductase) (Arsenical pump modifier) (Low molecular weight protein-tyrosine-phosphatase), which yields MVSVHAEGSYMTTLRVLFLCTHNSARSQMAEGLLRALAGERFDVASAGTEASRVHPLAIRAMGEVAIDLSGHTSKAIDAFLSQPWDYVITVCDNANERCPMFPGGTTRIHWSFDDPSQAAGTDEDKLKKFRRVRDEIHATLRAWLVDQEQSSPSSVKLKPV from the coding sequence ATGGTCAGCGTACACGCTGAGGGGAGCTATATGACCACACTGCGAGTCCTGTTTCTTTGCACACACAACTCGGCGCGGAGCCAGATGGCCGAAGGTCTCCTTCGCGCGCTCGCTGGCGAGCGTTTTGATGTGGCAAGCGCCGGGACCGAAGCATCGCGCGTCCACCCGCTCGCGATTCGGGCTATGGGCGAGGTTGCCATCGATCTGAGCGGGCATACCTCCAAGGCCATCGACGCATTCCTCAGCCAGCCATGGGACTACGTGATCACGGTCTGCGACAACGCCAACGAACGATGCCCGATGTTCCCAGGCGGAACGACCCGCATCCACTGGAGCTTCGACGATCCTTCTCAGGCTGCCGGCACAGATGAAGACAAACTGAAGAAGTTCCGTCGCGTTCGCGATGAGATCCACGCCACGCTTCGCGCATGGCTTGTCGATCAAGAGCAATCTTCCCCCTCGTCGGTGAAGTTGAAGCCGGTGTGA
- a CDS encoding CHU large protein; putative phytase (fragment) — MSNRVGKELARAALVLGCVATTACVASAQSIGPSTTTAPYVLPSMPGVETISVLTVGDTIGGYSLVGIPDGLGAFKSGHRTFTLLVNHELGATAGVVRAHGSPGAFVSRWEIKRKTLEVLKGEDQTPSSSDVYSWDPVSSRYAQGTVAWNRFCSADLAPQKAFFARGKGTRDRLYLNGEETNNGTAWAHIATGPHKGQSWQLPRLGRMAFENVVASPHRQSKTVVIGLDDADASTSPIPPNVPSELYVYIGMKTNHGTPVERAGLTNGGLFGMKVAVNGTTVTEESNTDGLGSGGNYVGSGTFSLHSFGDVSGLTETQLQDAAIAADVFRMQRLEDGVWDPRPGHENDFYFVTTASFSTNSRLWRLRFNDIEHPEHGGTIEILLSGSEGHKMLDNITMDRRGRLLMQEDIGRQDPLGKIWLYSTNSGQLIEVAAHDPAFFAPPAPPALTTDEESSGIIDAHQILGNGWFLLDAQAHFAHSDPALVQGGQLLAMYVDPSIGSPDDEDEDEDEE, encoded by the coding sequence ATGTCGAACAGGGTTGGAAAAGAGCTTGCTCGAGCCGCGTTGGTTCTCGGATGCGTGGCAACGACTGCCTGCGTCGCTTCAGCGCAAAGCATCGGACCGAGCACAACCACAGCCCCGTATGTCCTTCCCTCAATGCCTGGGGTCGAGACGATCTCGGTGCTGACCGTCGGCGACACCATTGGCGGGTATTCCCTGGTAGGCATCCCGGATGGACTGGGTGCCTTCAAGAGCGGTCACCGGACATTCACGCTATTGGTGAACCACGAACTGGGCGCAACAGCGGGCGTCGTCCGTGCCCATGGGTCGCCGGGCGCGTTCGTATCCCGCTGGGAGATCAAGCGGAAAACACTAGAGGTCTTGAAGGGCGAGGATCAAACACCGTCATCAAGCGACGTCTACTCCTGGGATCCGGTGAGCAGCCGATACGCGCAAGGGACGGTCGCCTGGAATCGCTTCTGCTCGGCGGACTTAGCGCCTCAGAAGGCGTTCTTCGCCCGAGGGAAGGGTACACGGGATCGCCTCTATCTCAACGGCGAGGAGACGAACAACGGAACGGCGTGGGCTCATATCGCCACCGGGCCCCATAAGGGTCAGTCCTGGCAGTTGCCGCGTCTCGGACGCATGGCGTTCGAAAACGTGGTCGCCAGTCCGCATCGGCAGTCAAAGACCGTCGTCATCGGGCTGGACGATGCCGATGCCAGCACAAGCCCGATTCCGCCCAATGTTCCAAGCGAGCTGTATGTCTATATCGGCATGAAGACGAATCACGGTACTCCTGTGGAACGCGCGGGGCTCACGAACGGCGGCCTGTTCGGCATGAAGGTGGCGGTCAACGGGACCACAGTCACCGAGGAAAGCAACACCGACGGACTCGGGAGCGGAGGCAACTATGTCGGGTCAGGCACCTTCAGCCTCCACAGCTTCGGAGATGTTTCCGGGTTGACCGAGACACAGCTTCAGGACGCCGCTATCGCCGCCGACGTCTTCCGGATGCAGCGGCTCGAGGACGGGGTGTGGGACCCCCGACCAGGCCACGAGAACGATTTCTACTTTGTGACGACTGCGAGCTTCTCGACAAACAGCCGACTGTGGAGACTGCGCTTCAATGATATCGAACACCCGGAACACGGCGGAACCATCGAGATTCTGTTGAGCGGCAGCGAGGGTCACAAGATGCTCGATAATATCACCATGGACCGGCGCGGCCGCCTTCTGATGCAAGAGGATATCGGCAGGCAGGATCCGCTCGGAAAGATCTGGTTGTATAGCACCAACAGTGGCCAACTGATCGAGGTCGCGGCACACGACCCTGCCTTCTTTGCGCCGCCGGCCCCGCCCGCCCTCACGACCGATGAAGAATCCTCCGGGATCATCGATGCACACCAGATCCTCGGGAATGGATGGTTTCTGCTCGATGCCCAGGCCCATTTCGCTCACTCCGATCCGGCGCTGGTACAGGGCGGACAGTTGCTCGCCATGTACGTGGACCCGAGCATCGGTTCTCCGGACGATGAGGACGAAGACGAGGACGAGGAATAG
- a CDS encoding protein of unknown function (Evidence 5 : No homology to any previously reported sequences) yields MPVDMQQRQQDARPRLPVARLDDNGARRAVMELFASIIKVRAGHDGQETLRRDEPLGTIQRVPEH; encoded by the coding sequence TTGCCGGTAGACATGCAACAGCGGCAGCAGGATGCCCGGCCCCGTCTCCCGGTTGCTAGGCTGGACGATAACGGCGCCCGGAGGGCGGTCATGGAGCTCTTCGCGAGCATAATCAAGGTGCGGGCGGGTCACGACGGTCAGGAGACGCTCAGGCGGGATGAGCCGCTCGGCACGATACAGCGTGTGCCGGAGCATTGA
- a CDS encoding protein of unknown function (Evidence 5 : No homology to any previously reported sequences): MACTIMTANTTNWHDTSVCPYFPTSALSEGADVAATRRIDVRGPMQDPTVRPENPD; encoded by the coding sequence GTGGCATGCACGATCATGACCGCGAACACCACGAATTGGCACGATACTAGTGTCTGTCCCTATTTTCCCACAAGCGCCTTATCGGAGGGAGCTGATGTTGCCGCTACAAGGAGAATAGATGTGCGAGGTCCAATGCAAGACCCGACCGTACGGCCAGAGAATCCGGATTGA
- a CDS encoding conserved protein of unknown function (Evidence 4 : Homologs of previously reported genes of unknown function) has protein sequence MLPDAYITHATQGRVRIKIPDRKGDSTYFASLKEKLAGLSELPGIQRIEANPMTGSILVLHTLDLQATDLEMVAQYSEFNNLFRLKVSPPNQTSASVIRKQSPREVNGEVGGRASSDIDFRMLAILGFVGVAIIQLTRGHIMMPAITALWYAHSLMKERQRDTAAGGE, from the coding sequence ATGCTTCCGGATGCCTACATTACTCATGCGACTCAAGGAAGGGTCAGGATCAAGATCCCTGACAGGAAGGGCGATTCGACCTATTTTGCTTCGTTAAAGGAAAAGCTGGCGGGGTTATCTGAACTACCAGGGATTCAGAGGATCGAGGCGAATCCCATGACAGGGAGCATACTTGTCCTTCATACCTTGGACCTGCAAGCTACAGACCTTGAGATGGTTGCGCAGTACAGCGAATTCAATAACCTGTTTCGCCTGAAGGTATCCCCTCCTAACCAGACGTCTGCGTCCGTGATTCGCAAGCAATCCCCGCGAGAAGTCAATGGAGAGGTCGGTGGCCGCGCGAGTAGCGACATCGATTTCAGGATGCTTGCCATACTGGGATTCGTTGGCGTCGCGATTATTCAACTGACGAGGGGCCATATCATGATGCCTGCCATAACGGCGCTGTGGTATGCCCACAGCCTCATGAAGGAACGGCAACGTGACACAGCGGCCGGTGGCGAATAA
- a CDS encoding putative Histidine kinase (Evidence 3 : Function proposed based on presence of conserved amino acid motif, structural feature or limited homology; Product type pe : putative enzyme), whose amino-acid sequence MKHVQSLELLHASLHIREPLELRERLDRIMRTARDILGLRRLTLFLADPEGLCLRTVASTALSPGSRPIPLTDSENPVVRAYSAHAPVFWNPQMPTTRAIRLQPPYDHPVGLPSDGFLNLPLIVQGRVIGVLGVEHPEGGWILDRETIQLMELFAAQAATAIEHARLYEEARRIAAELQQKVEALAQADAALVESVRLRAMGQMASGVAHDFNNILNSILGQVQLLQTRFAQGSVHAATIKETLRLLEAAALDGAEIVRKLREFTRPAEEEAFVPMALDKVIEQVLDTTRPRWKDQAEASGRRFRIVTECASVPPILGNASELRAVVTNLLFNALDAMPQGGTVTITLRHVQRGGETAQRAEGLIVNGEWGEKRRRSERGGVVLFTMTDTGVGIPDSVKARIFDPFFTTKGTRGTGLGLSMVHGIVRRHRGEILVASEERRGTTITISLPIAVDIPTVVMSEATALPSVPYCARILVIDDDPLGVDVLMAFLQTLGHEAVVATGGPEGLRLLETNKFDLLLTDLGMPEMSGWDVAQAAKTRLPSLPVVLVTGWGDHIDPSRLAGTGVDVVLTKPYTLSDLGTGLSKAWGASTVEPRRGYNVARCNETCEV is encoded by the coding sequence ATGAAACACGTTCAGTCTCTCGAACTACTTCATGCAAGCCTCCATATACGCGAACCCCTGGAGCTTCGTGAACGTCTGGATCGGATCATGCGGACCGCGCGGGATATTTTAGGGCTACGACGCCTGACCCTGTTCCTCGCCGATCCTGAAGGGTTGTGTCTGCGTACAGTAGCCAGTACGGCCTTGAGCCCGGGATCACGGCCGATTCCGCTGACCGACTCGGAGAATCCCGTCGTACGGGCCTATAGTGCTCATGCGCCGGTGTTCTGGAATCCACAGATGCCGACTACCCGGGCGATTCGACTGCAGCCGCCTTATGATCACCCTGTCGGGCTACCCTCCGACGGGTTCCTCAACCTCCCACTCATTGTGCAGGGACGAGTGATCGGCGTTCTGGGTGTTGAGCATCCGGAGGGGGGCTGGATCCTGGACCGTGAGACGATCCAACTGATGGAGTTGTTTGCCGCTCAGGCGGCGACGGCTATCGAACACGCCCGTCTCTATGAGGAGGCAAGACGGATAGCAGCAGAACTGCAACAAAAGGTCGAAGCCCTTGCGCAGGCCGACGCAGCGCTCGTGGAGTCGGTACGGCTCCGCGCCATGGGCCAGATGGCCTCCGGCGTGGCGCATGATTTTAATAATATTCTGAACTCGATCCTGGGGCAGGTGCAGCTCCTGCAGACGCGTTTCGCGCAGGGATCTGTCCATGCGGCAACAATCAAGGAGACGCTGCGGCTGCTGGAAGCGGCGGCCCTCGATGGGGCTGAGATTGTCCGCAAACTCCGTGAATTCACACGACCTGCTGAGGAGGAGGCGTTTGTGCCGATGGCCCTCGATAAGGTGATCGAGCAAGTGCTGGACACGACCAGGCCTCGTTGGAAGGACCAGGCTGAGGCCAGCGGTCGTCGCTTTCGGATTGTGACTGAGTGTGCATCTGTTCCCCCTATTCTCGGAAATGCCTCGGAACTCCGGGCGGTCGTCACCAACCTGTTGTTCAATGCCTTGGATGCGATGCCGCAGGGGGGAACTGTAACCATTACGCTACGACATGTTCAGAGGGGTGGGGAGACCGCTCAACGAGCGGAAGGATTGATCGTGAATGGCGAGTGGGGTGAGAAGAGACGTCGATCTGAACGTGGAGGAGTCGTCCTGTTTACGATGACGGATACTGGAGTGGGAATTCCTGACAGTGTCAAAGCGCGTATCTTTGACCCATTCTTTACGACGAAGGGTACACGGGGGACCGGACTTGGTCTCAGCATGGTTCACGGAATCGTTCGCCGCCACCGTGGTGAGATTCTGGTAGCCAGCGAGGAGAGGCGTGGCACAACTATCACGATCTCCCTGCCGATTGCTGTAGACATTCCAACGGTTGTCATGTCCGAGGCGACTGCGCTGCCGAGCGTACCATACTGCGCACGGATTTTAGTCATCGATGATGATCCGCTTGGTGTGGACGTCCTGATGGCTTTCTTGCAGACGCTTGGCCATGAGGCCGTAGTGGCGACGGGAGGACCGGAGGGTCTTCGACTGTTGGAGACGAACAAGTTCGATCTACTTCTGACCGATCTGGGTATGCCGGAGATGTCGGGGTGGGATGTGGCCCAGGCGGCCAAGACCCGTCTCCCCAGCCTCCCCGTTGTCCTCGTCACCGGATGGGGGGATCATATCGATCCGTCGAGACTCGCGGGGACCGGAGTTGACGTGGTGCTGACCAAGCCGTACACGCTCTCGGACCTTGGTACCGGATTGAGCAAGGCCTGGGGCGCGTCCACAGTAGAGCCGAGACGGGGTTACAACGTAGCGAGATGTAACGAAACGTGTGAGGTGTGA
- a CDS encoding Putative cytochrome c oxidase, subunit I (Evidence 3 : Function proposed based on presence of conserved amino acid motif, structural feature or limited homology; Product type pe : putative enzyme), protein MVSLRDLTPLQHVTLRFAVIALLFYGLATLEGMMMRTALANMPLLEPEHFYAVLNAHPIVGIFGYSFMLVMGAFSFLVPTLLKKDLYSVRAAEWTWRLMAAGVLSVWVSSALFLHSALYTNYWPLPVTASKPVSLLVYAVGMLTIMVAILLFCFNLFATVFHRKPEHKPVSALLVSSLGLDGWVNLYHVARGRQKTKHPDVPLPIVAIFRGTIDTVLDAVVLGGICLIFVVYAVYGLNGVALPTTWFDALLYKNVYWWGLDLIADGLVLIYVAGSWYLLAMLLTGRPLYMQHIARAALFVELVVSWFVWSHHLLSDQTQPGWMKLLSGELITAFELVTSGIAVFCTLATLWQARPLTMTMPLKFLLGGIVGFGLGVPAGILQADLGMNRVLHNTQWVIGAHAHMQILVGLSCTLFAALYMIFPLVTKREIKSMVLSNIHFWCQMLGGIGMSVAMGFAGLDGMLRRTLYIGDASYLSEMYLAACFGAVLLVGYLALMVNLIRSIGVRTMVSLFVTLPEKRDWPREAVVRS, encoded by the coding sequence ATGGTGTCGCTTCGCGATCTCACGCCGCTGCAGCACGTGACCCTGCGGTTCGCCGTCATCGCCCTGCTCTTCTACGGACTCGCCACGCTGGAGGGGATGATGATGCGGACCGCGCTGGCCAACATGCCGCTGCTCGAGCCCGAGCACTTTTACGCCGTACTGAACGCCCACCCCATCGTGGGGATTTTCGGCTACAGCTTCATGCTCGTCATGGGCGCCTTCTCCTTCCTGGTCCCGACGCTGCTTAAGAAGGACCTCTACAGCGTCCGGGCGGCTGAGTGGACCTGGCGGCTCATGGCTGCCGGGGTGCTCAGCGTCTGGGTGAGCAGCGCCCTCTTCTTGCATTCGGCGCTCTACACCAACTACTGGCCGCTGCCGGTGACGGCCTCCAAGCCGGTGAGCCTCCTGGTGTACGCTGTCGGCATGTTGACCATCATGGTCGCGATCCTGCTCTTCTGCTTCAACCTCTTCGCCACGGTGTTCCACCGAAAACCGGAACATAAGCCCGTCTCCGCCTTGCTGGTCTCCAGCCTCGGCCTCGATGGGTGGGTCAACCTCTATCACGTCGCCAGGGGCCGCCAGAAGACCAAGCATCCCGACGTTCCCCTGCCGATTGTCGCAATCTTTCGCGGTACGATCGACACGGTCCTGGATGCCGTCGTGCTGGGAGGGATCTGCCTGATCTTCGTGGTCTACGCCGTGTACGGATTGAACGGGGTCGCGCTGCCCACGACCTGGTTCGACGCCCTACTGTACAAGAATGTCTACTGGTGGGGGCTGGACCTGATCGCCGACGGGCTGGTGCTGATCTACGTGGCGGGGTCCTGGTACCTGCTGGCCATGCTGCTGACGGGTCGACCGCTCTACATGCAGCACATCGCCCGCGCCGCCCTCTTCGTGGAGCTGGTGGTCTCCTGGTTCGTCTGGAGCCACCATCTGCTCTCAGACCAGACGCAGCCCGGGTGGATGAAACTCCTCTCGGGTGAGCTGATCACCGCCTTCGAGCTGGTGACCTCCGGGATCGCCGTCTTCTGCACTCTGGCCACGCTCTGGCAGGCGCGCCCCCTCACGATGACGATGCCGCTCAAGTTCCTGTTGGGCGGGATCGTCGGATTCGGCCTTGGAGTGCCGGCCGGCATCCTGCAGGCCGACCTGGGGATGAACCGCGTCCTGCACAACACCCAGTGGGTGATCGGCGCCCATGCCCACATGCAAATCCTGGTCGGGCTCTCCTGCACCCTGTTCGCCGCGCTCTATATGATCTTCCCGCTGGTGACCAAGCGCGAAATCAAGAGCATGGTCCTGTCCAACATTCATTTCTGGTGCCAGATGCTCGGGGGGATCGGCATGTCGGTGGCGATGGGGTTTGCCGGACTCGACGGGATGTTGCGCCGGACCCTGTACATTGGTGATGCCTCCTACCTCAGCGAGATGTATCTGGCGGCCTGCTTCGGCGCGGTTCTGTTGGTCGGCTACCTCGCCCTGATGGTAAACCTGATCCGCTCGATCGGCGTGCGGACCATGGTCTCGCTGTTTGTCACACTACCCGAGAAGCGGGACTGGCCGCGAGAGGCCGTTGTCCGCTCGTAA
- a CDS encoding putative Nucleotidyl transferase (Evidence 3 : Function proposed based on presence of conserved amino acid motif, structural feature or limited homology) — protein MSGITDHLWGIILAGGEGKRLRPFIRSRFGSDRPKQYCTLFGSRSMLRHTLYRAERLIPPERLLTVVTRPHLDYAREELHDRPPGAVIVQPSNRETGPGILLPLLHVYRQDPKAVVVLLPADHFIAEEERFMSHVEEVAAFVATAPGCLVLLGVEPKRPEPEYGWIETDGISGYHDHAEVHHVRRFWEKPDRRTAQILYRRYDCLWNTMVAIGRAWWLISLFKTLTPGLFNLFDGLEPLIGSPREAEAVESVYAKLPPVDFSRAILAQHPPRLAVKRVKDVYWSDWGNPAQVEMDLTRPDFRPTSGNGLEVGLAAQIA, from the coding sequence ATGTCTGGAATAACCGATCATCTTTGGGGCATTATCCTGGCAGGCGGCGAGGGCAAGAGGCTTCGGCCCTTCATCCGGTCGCGTTTCGGTTCTGATCGGCCAAAGCAGTACTGTACACTTTTCGGCAGCCGTTCAATGCTCCGGCACACGCTGTATCGTGCCGAGCGGCTCATCCCGCCTGAGCGTCTCCTGACCGTCGTGACCCGCCCGCACCTTGATTATGCTCGCGAAGAGCTCCATGACCGCCCTCCGGGCGCCGTTATCGTCCAGCCTAGCAACCGGGAGACGGGGCCGGGCATCCTGCTGCCGCTGTTGCATGTCTACCGGCAAGATCCGAAGGCTGTCGTGGTCTTACTGCCGGCCGACCACTTCATCGCTGAGGAGGAGCGGTTCATGTCGCATGTCGAGGAGGTTGCCGCCTTTGTCGCTACAGCCCCCGGTTGTCTCGTCCTCTTAGGGGTCGAACCGAAGCGACCGGAACCCGAGTATGGCTGGATTGAGACAGATGGTATTTCCGGATACCATGACCATGCGGAGGTCCATCACGTACGACGATTTTGGGAGAAGCCCGACCGCCGCACGGCCCAGATCCTCTACCGCCGATACGATTGCTTGTGGAACACGATGGTTGCAATCGGACGAGCCTGGTGGTTGATCAGCCTTTTCAAGACGCTGACGCCGGGACTCTTCAATCTCTTTGATGGCTTAGAGCCCCTCATCGGGTCTCCGAGAGAAGCTGAGGCCGTCGAAAGCGTCTACGCCAAGCTGCCGCCGGTGGATTTCTCGCGAGCGATTTTGGCTCAGCATCCTCCTCGCCTCGCGGTAAAACGGGTAAAAGACGTCTACTGGAGCGATTGGGGCAATCCCGCGCAGGTCGAGATGGATCTTACCCGCCCTGACTTCCGGCCGACATCGGGAAACGGGCTGGAGGTCGGATTGGCAGCGCAAATCGCCTAG